A window of Rhododendron vialii isolate Sample 1 chromosome 13a, ASM3025357v1 contains these coding sequences:
- the LOC131314676 gene encoding pectinesterase-like, which produces MATTHQPLLDRTPKRKTSLWKAFGLSLCVAAIIGSITLATTRLTNPTSYNPSLSAHICDPALDRVSCWAMVSEVASGNMMQMNSVDLLQMFLKNSTSLIWDAIEMASNINRRINDPKEQAAIADCLELMDLSVDRVMDSVVALGKRTARFHSNAHSWLSSVLTNHVTCLDGLYGPARPMMKAKLNDLIARARASLAMVVAISPPLADELVQPLNGRFPQWVTSRDRKLLGAPAKNIAYNVVVAADGSGNYKTVSAAVASAPNKGKTRYVIYVKAGTYKENVQIASGKTNLMLVGDGMGSTIITGSLNVVDGSTTFNSATVAVVADGFIAQDIWFQNTAGPQKHQAVALRVGSDQSVINRCRIDAYQDTLYTISNRQFYRDCYIIGTVDFIFGNAAVVFQNCQIVSRRPMSGQFNTVTAQGRTDPNENTGTSIQSCNITASSDLQPVVGTIKSYLGRPWKEYAVTVVMQSYIGSLIDPTGWAPWSGDFALRTLYYGEYMNNGPGAGTSKRVNWGGYHVITSAAVAAKYTVALLIQGGSWLQSTGVTYTEGL; this is translated from the exons ATGGCAACAACCCATCAGCCTTTGCTAGACCGTACTCCCAAAAGAAAAACCTCTCTATGGAAAGCTTTCGGTCTTTCTCTCTGTGTAGCTGCCATCATAGGCTCAATTACTCTAGCTACAACAAGGCTAACCAATCCCACATCTTACAATCCTTCTCTATCAGCCCACATCTGCGATCCAGCCCTCGATCGGGTATCATGCTGGGCCATGGTATCAGAAGTTGCATCAGGCAATATGATGCAAATGAACAGTGTAGATTTACTGCAGATGTTCCTGAAAAATTCCACATCACTCATATGGGATGCAATAGAGATGGCCAGCAATATCAACCGTCGGATTAATGACCCGAAAGAGCAAGCGGCTATAGCAGATTGCCTAGAGTTGATGGACCTTTCTGTTGACAGGGTCATGGACTCTGTAGTAGCTCTTGGGAAGCGAACAGCTCGTTTCCATTCGAATGCCCATTCCTGGCTCAGCAGTGTACTCACCAACCACGTAACATGTTTGGATGGGCTGTATGGCCCGGCCCGGCCCATGATGAAGGCTAAGCTGAATGACTTGATAGCAAGAGCAAGAGCCTCTCTAGCCATGGTAGTGGCAATATCACCTCCACTGGCGGATGAGTTGGTACAGCCACTTAATGGGAGGTTTCCGCAGTGGGTCACAAGCAGGGACCGGAAGCTGTTGGGGGCTCCAGCTAAGAACATCGCATACAATGTGGTGGTGGCTGCGGATGGGTCTGGGAACTACAAGACTGTCAGTGCAGCAGTAGCCTCTGCACCAAACAAAGGGAAGACCCGCTATGTTATCTACGTGAAGGCGGGAACGTACAAAGAAAATGTTCAGATTGCAAGCGGTAAGACAAATTTGATGCTTGTTGGTGATGGCATGGGTTCGACGATTATCACTGGTAGCTTGAATGTTGTGGATGGCTCGACAACCTTCAATTCTGCAACAGTTG CTGTTGTTGCCGATGGATTCATAGCCCAAGACATCTGGTTCCAGAACACTGCCGGGCCGCAAAAGCATCAAGCAGTGGCATTACGAGTCGGATCTGATCAATCGGTCATAAATCGTTGCCGTATTGATGCCTACCAGGACACTCTGTATACAATCAGCAACAGGCAATTCTACAGAGACTGCTATATTATTGGCACGGTAGACTTCATATTCGGCAATGCAGCTGTAGTATTTCAAAATTGCCAAATTGTGTCCAGAAGGCCAATGAGCGGACAATTCAACACTGTAACGGCCCAAGGCCGAACCGACCCGAATGAAAACACAGGAACTTCAATCCAAAGCTGCAATATAACGGCGAGCTCCGACTTGCAGCCTGTGGTAGGGACCATAAAGTCATATTTGGGCCGCCCATGGAAAGAGTATGCGGTGACTGTTGTCATGCAGTCTTACATTGGTAGCCTTATCGATCCAACAGGTTGGGCACCGTGGAGTGGAGATTTCGCTTTGCGCACATTGTATTACGGTGAGTACATGAACAATGGGCCTGGGGCGGGAACTAGTAAGCGGGTTAATTGGGGGGGTTATCATGTCATTACCAGTGCGGCTGTAGCTGCGAAATATACTGTGGCTCTGTTGATACAAGGAGGGTCATGGTTGCAATCCACCGGGGTAACCTATACTGAAGGTCTGTGA